The following proteins come from a genomic window of Bactrocera tryoni isolate S06 chromosome 1, CSIRO_BtryS06_freeze2, whole genome shotgun sequence:
- the LOC120771817 gene encoding LOW QUALITY PROTEIN: indole-3-acetaldehyde oxidase-like (The sequence of the model RefSeq protein was modified relative to this genomic sequence to represent the inferred CDS: inserted 1 base in 1 codon; substituted 3 bases at 3 genomic stop codons) — protein MDWEIITAEGIGNKKIGYHPIQKRLAKMNGTQCGFCSPGFVMNMYGLLESKGGNVKMTEVENSFGGNICRCTGYRPILDAMKSFAVDSTVQIPKECMDIEDFELSDCPKVGLQLRDTCQKPLSYLTYPDGAKWYWPRTFSELFEALSKIQKEKFMLVAGNTAHGVYRRSLAIRHFFDIHAVPELKQHSITNEEVTLGAMTEAMEIFEQSALNPGFEYCQQLREHFDLIANVPVRNSGTLAGNIDLKKYYPEFPSDVFITFEALDVQIIVAEDASTWKTISLKEYLALTNDQIIIIAFELRAYPNDEFVFDSYKVSKERYSTLQXQLVLHISNKFXIMSRAQNSHAYVNAAFLLHMNMPEGKIVHARICFGGIAPDFVHAKAIESALVGQNLFEKDTISNIFQYLIIQLQPNAVLPDASPEYRKSLTAGLPYKSLLKIAPKDKVKDEYKSGGNLLLRPLSSGTQSFETIEKYYPVTEAVQKLEAMIQCSGEATYMNDVLTSSNSVFCAFATATKVGANIENIDAQTNDIANRIATKVKVTYXHSVPEHNILTTTAEVLEADERKRIHMIKTTKVDEIKLSQEPDINSKGVFEIEGLHEWTATQWMDHTQSVIAKMLKLQVNNVQLKVRRLGGGFGSKISRGNQVACAASLVAYKLNRPSRFVQTIESMMTSNGKRWGCRSDYEFHIKANGKILGLKNTFYQDAGCTLNENPIDGHSVVCAKNCYELSDLNTKIVAEAVITDAPSSTWCRAPGSVEGIAMIENILEHIVFEPNIDPVDARLANLKSGNKLEQLLPRFINTTDYRNRQKEIDGFNENNRWIKRRLGIAIMEYPIXSFYHVDGTVVISHGGIEMGQG, from the exons ATGGATTGGGAGATTATAACAGCTGAGGGTAttggcaacaaaaaaattggCTATCATCCAATACAGAAACGACTAGCCAAGATGAATGGCACTCAATGTGGTTTTTGCTCTCCTGGTTTTGTTATGAACATGTACGGTCTTCTTGAATCGAAAGGAGGAAATGTTAAAATGACCGAGGTTGAAAATTCTTTTGGTGGCAACATTTGTCGATGTACTGGATACCGTCCTATATTGGACGCTATGAAATCATTTGCTGTGGATAGTACTGTACAGATTCCGAAAGAATGTATGGATATTGAAGATTTCGAGCTTTCCGACTGTCCTAAAGTCGGTTTGCAGCTTAGGGACACTTGTCAAAAGCCATTAAGTTACTTGACCTACCCCGACGGtgcaaaatggtattggccgcGAACATTTTCTGAACTCTTTGAAGCACTGTCCAAAATACAGAAAGAAAAATTCATGCTTGTCGCAGGAAATACAGCACATGGCGTCTACAGGAGGTCATTAGCTATAAGACACTTTTTTGATATTCATGCGGTGCCGGAGTTAAAACAGCACTCTATAACTAATGAAGAGGTGACACTTGGTGCAATGACGGAAGCAATGGAAATTTTTGAGCAATCTGCACTGAATCCTGGCTTCGAGTACTGTCAGCAGTTGAGGGAACATTTTGATCTTATCGCAAATGTGCCAGTTCGTAAC TCTGGAACATTGGCAGGCAATATcgacttaaaaaaatactatcCGGAATTTCCTTCAGATGTATTCATAACATTCGAAGCTCTTGATGTTCAGATTATTGTTGCAGAAGATGCGTCTACATGGAAGACCATATCACTAAAAGAATATCTAGCTTTGACGAACgaccaaattattattatagcaTTCGAATTAAGAGCTTATCCAAACGACGAATTTGTGTTCGATTCCTACAAAGTAAGCAAAGAAAGATATAGCACCTTACAATAACAATTAGTTCTGCacatatcaaataaattttaaataatgtcCAGAGCTCAAAACTCGCACGCCTATGTAAACGCtgcatttttattacatatgaatatgccAGAAGGCAAGATTGTACATGCTCGTATATGCTTTGGCGGTATAGCACCCGATTTTGTACATGCTAAAGCAATAGAATCTGCATTAGTTGGTCAGAACTTATTTGAAAAGGACACTATTTcgaatatatttcaatatttgattaTCCAACTGCAACCTAATGCTGTTCTCCCGGACGCTTCACCTGAATACCGAAAAAGTCTTACCGCTGGTCTACCTTACAAAAGTCTATTAAAAATCGCACCTAAAGACAAAGTGAAGGATGAATATAAAAGTGGTGGCAACTTACTTCTACGACCACTTTCATCCGGAACTCAATCTTTTGAaactatagaaaaatattaccCAGTTACTGAAGCTGTGCAAAAACTTGAAG CCATGATTCAATGTTCCGGAGAAGCAACTTATATGAATGATGTACTAACTTCTTCCAACTcggttttttgtgcttttgctaCTGCAACAAAAGTTGGCGCaaacattgaaaatattgatgCACAAACAAATGATATTGCCAACCGCATCGCCACAAAAGTAAAAGTGACATATTGACATAGTGTACCAGAACATAATATTTTAACCACTACCGCAGAAGTGCTTGAAGCAGATGAAAGGAAGCGAATTCATATGATAAAAACTACGAAAGTCGATGAAATAAAACTTTCACAGGAACCTGATATTAATTCTAAAGGTGTTTTTGAAATAG AAGGACTACACGAATGGACAGCAACACAGTGGATGGATCATACTCAAAGTGTAATagcaaaaatgttgaaacttcAGGTAAACAATGTACAGTTGAAAGTTCGCCGCCTCGGTGGTGGATTTGGAAGTAAAATTTCACGTGGAAATCAAGTTGCCTGCGCTGCATCATTAGTAGCATACAAACTAAATCGACCATCTCGCTTCGTGCAGACCATCGAATCAATGATGACCTCTAACGGAAAACGTTGGGGTTGTCGGAGTGATTATGAATTTCACATAAAAGCCAATGGAAAAATTCTAGGACTTAAAAATACATTCTATCAGGATGCAGGATGCACACTCAATGAAAATCCTATTGACGGACATTCTGTTGTTTGCGCAAAAAATTGCTATGAACTTTCTGACTTGAACACTAAAATTGTGGCCGAAGCTGTCATAACGGATGCACCCAGTTCAACTTGGTGCCGTGCACCAGGTTCCGTAGAAGGAATAGCAATGattgaaaatatattggaaCATATTGTATTTGAACCAAATATAGATCCTGTAGATGCACGATTAGCTAACTTAAAATCTGGTAACAAATTGGAGCAGCTACTACCGCGATTTATTAATACCACAGATTATCGTAATCGACAAAAGGAAATTGACGGCTTTAACGAAAATAATCGTTGGATTAAACGAAGGTTAGGTATAGCTATAATGGAATATCCAA TTTCCTTTTATCACGTAGATGGTACTGTAGTTATATCTCACGGAGGAATCGAAATGGGTCAAGGTTAG